One Virgibacillus proomii DNA window includes the following coding sequences:
- the sdaAB gene encoding L-serine ammonia-lyase, iron-sulfur-dependent subunit beta: protein MKYNSVFDIIGPVMIGPSSSHTAGAARIGKAARNLLGEEPTWAKIHLYESFAKTYKGHGTDFALVGGLLGFETDDPRMSKALDIAKERNFDIEFIEDTAAVNHPNTVRLIIGSDTNQIELVGISIGGGKVEITELNGFVLRLSGNHPALLVMHNDRFGAIASVTSILAKHEINIGHMEVNRKDVGDEALMVIEVDQNIKETVMHELQKAAHITNICTIVS from the coding sequence ATGAAATATAATTCTGTTTTTGATATTATCGGTCCAGTAATGATTGGTCCTTCTAGCTCTCATACTGCTGGCGCAGCAAGAATTGGGAAAGCTGCTCGCAACTTATTGGGCGAAGAACCAACATGGGCTAAAATTCACTTATATGAATCTTTTGCCAAAACCTATAAAGGTCATGGTACTGATTTCGCATTAGTAGGTGGGTTGCTTGGCTTTGAAACGGATGACCCACGAATGAGTAAAGCATTAGACATTGCAAAAGAACGCAATTTTGATATAGAGTTTATTGAAGACACAGCTGCAGTTAATCATCCGAATACCGTGCGCTTAATCATAGGAAGTGATACGAATCAAATCGAATTAGTAGGTATCTCCATCGGTGGTGGAAAAGTTGAAATTACCGAGCTAAACGGTTTTGTGCTTCGCTTATCAGGTAACCATCCGGCTCTGTTAGTTATGCATAATGACAGATTTGGGGCAATTGCTTCGGTCACTAGCATATTAGCAAAACACGAAATCAATATTGGACATATGGAAGTAAATCGGAAAGATGTTGGTGATGAGGCGTTAATGGTAATTGAAGTGGACCAAAATATAAAGGAAACGGTTATGCATGAACTACAAAAAGCAGCGCATATTACCAATATTTGCACGATCGTTAGTTAA
- the sdaAA gene encoding L-serine ammonia-lyase, iron-sulfur-dependent, subunit alpha yields MFRTVAELVELAEKENIPISEVMIRQEMDVKEKTREEVMAEMEKNLEVMEKAVEDGLKGVKSVTGLTGGDAVLIQNYMKEKTPLSGHLLLDAVSKAMGTNEVNAAMGIICATPTAGSAGCVPGTLFAVKNQLNPTREQMVRYLFTAGAFGFVVANNAFISGAAGGCQAEVGSAGAMASAAIVEMAGGTPQQSAEAFAITLKNMLGLVCDPVAGLVEVPCVKRNAAGSSLAIVSADMALAGVTSRIPCDEVIGAMYRIGKTMPSALRETGEGGLADTPTGRWLQQKIFG; encoded by the coding sequence ATGTTTCGGACAGTAGCAGAACTTGTAGAGTTGGCAGAAAAAGAAAACATACCCATTTCGGAAGTAATGATTCGACAAGAAATGGACGTGAAAGAAAAAACTCGTGAAGAAGTTATGGCAGAAATGGAAAAAAATTTAGAGGTGATGGAAAAAGCGGTTGAGGACGGCTTAAAAGGGGTTAAGTCAGTAACCGGCTTAACTGGCGGAGATGCTGTATTAATTCAAAACTACATGAAAGAAAAAACACCTTTATCTGGCCATCTACTGTTGGATGCGGTAAGTAAAGCAATGGGAACAAACGAAGTCAACGCAGCAATGGGGATTATTTGTGCAACTCCAACTGCAGGAAGCGCCGGTTGCGTCCCAGGGACATTATTTGCTGTAAAAAACCAATTAAACCCAACTCGTGAACAGATGGTACGATATTTATTTACCGCTGGGGCGTTCGGATTTGTTGTCGCCAATAATGCCTTTATCTCCGGAGCAGCCGGGGGATGCCAAGCAGAAGTAGGTTCCGCGGGTGCGATGGCTTCGGCTGCTATTGTTGAAATGGCTGGGGGAACTCCGCAGCAATCAGCAGAAGCATTTGCCATTACATTAAAAAACATGCTCGGACTTGTTTGTGATCCGGTGGCTGGACTTGTAGAGGTTCCCTGCGTAAAGCGAAATGCAGCAGGTTCATCACTCGCCATTGTTTCTGCAGATATGGCGCTAGCTGGTGTCACCAGTCGCATTCCTTGCGATGAAGTTATTGGTGCTATGTATCGAATTGGCAAAACGATGCCTTCTGCTTTACGGGAAACAGGAGAAGGCGGACTGGCTGATACACCAACGGGGCGTTGGTTACAACAGAAAATCTTTGGCTAA
- a CDS encoding ABC transporter permease: protein METLQTFFADYGDQLLFKAWEHLYISIISISLGILVAVPLGITLTRIPKVADKIMSLVGIIQTFPTLAILAFFIPLLGIGKVPAITALFFYSLLPILRNTYIGVYNLNDSILEAGLGMGMTGWERIRMVEIPLAMPVIMAGIRLSTVYLIGWATLASYIGAGGLGDFIFDGLNLFKTEFILAGAIPTTLLALIIDYLLGRLEERLTPKGIRNSSEAA from the coding sequence GTGGAGACATTACAAACATTTTTCGCTGATTATGGGGATCAATTATTATTTAAAGCTTGGGAACACCTTTACATTTCCATTATCTCCATATCTTTAGGTATCCTAGTAGCCGTTCCACTCGGTATTACGTTAACCCGTATCCCTAAAGTTGCCGATAAAATAATGTCCTTAGTCGGCATCATTCAAACATTCCCTACCTTAGCGATACTGGCTTTTTTTATTCCACTTTTAGGAATTGGAAAGGTTCCCGCCATTACCGCTCTATTTTTCTACTCGCTCCTCCCCATTTTACGTAATACCTATATAGGAGTCTACAACCTGAATGATAGTATATTAGAAGCAGGTCTTGGTATGGGAATGACTGGTTGGGAACGCATCCGCATGGTAGAAATACCATTGGCAATGCCGGTTATTATGGCAGGTATACGATTATCAACCGTTTATTTAATCGGTTGGGCTACGCTTGCATCATATATCGGTGCAGGCGGATTAGGAGATTTTATTTTTGACGGACTAAATTTATTTAAAACGGAATTTATCCTAGCAGGAGCCATCCCAACTACGTTACTCGCATTAATCATTGATTATTTACTAGGTCGTTTAGAGGAACGATTGACTCCTAAAGGAATTCGAAATTCATCAGAGGCTGCTTAG
- a CDS encoding PTS lactose/cellobiose transporter subunit IIA has protein sequence MSMVENLSEVAMKIITCAGLAKSNYLMALDDAKKGNREAAMKKLQEGSDVYSEAHHIHSSVLTDEMQKLEPQVSLLLVHAEDQLMSAETIKILVQELIEVYQAN, from the coding sequence ATGTCCATGGTGGAGAATTTATCCGAAGTAGCAATGAAAATTATTACTTGTGCAGGACTTGCAAAATCTAACTATTTAATGGCTTTGGACGATGCTAAAAAAGGGAATCGAGAAGCGGCTATGAAAAAGCTACAAGAGGGTTCTGATGTTTATTCTGAAGCACACCATATTCATTCATCTGTTTTAACAGATGAAATGCAAAAGTTAGAACCCCAAGTAAGCTTACTGTTAGTTCATGCAGAGGATCAACTGATGAGTGCAGAAACGATAAAGATTTTAGTACAAGAATTAATAGAAGTATATCAAGCTAATTAA
- a CDS encoding BglG family transcription antiterminator yields the protein MFTERQKEIIELILKNNTGVFGAKLADKLNVSTRTVRNDIASINKALSEEGFSIHSSNKKGYYLNPEYIESLKAFIDPMVKKQTLLHQNNDDRLYAILGEVLFKGHQDCYDLADRLYVSEQTIFKDISKLKQMLNDKYNVTPIRFHQNTIRVKASEDEIRYVLFKMLKELVLSDKQDYLQDLQLLVNGNFDYKELDLLKIKIKNQLAAQKLIVDDKSFEMIVVAIYIVVIRNRFGFTIKTETKSFFNGNISSLLNELIESGIDIKEHDKTGLNRFFWSLKIPTSTMSVDENISVTALTILNDFSREVMDKYSIDLKESVETIENLKVHIEYMLRRLDTNYELSNPIIGDIKKRYPFAYEVAMLIVHIVYRYQKKYLVDDEISYIAIYIEIFLRKNNIRLKTVVISDTSMGINHIIQNWLASNFINHIEVTACLPLIALEKYLENNDVDLIIATNILNIDEQIPCHVIERIPERSDYFSLANTIHKIKNSNRYEKLILRMFSDEFVEIYDKAFEFPELIGKMAQKFKQHNRIDDVDGYVKDVIQREENYPTTLGKYFMIPHPLTSFAKKTTVNVALLKKPLIHNGEKIKIVFLLAIENKMDDDVSTLFHFIQQLALDNDSISSLLEAKDKKEFLDKIISLTKSFFDKHLLD from the coding sequence ATGTTTACGGAACGCCAAAAAGAAATAATTGAGCTAATTCTTAAAAATAACACGGGAGTATTTGGAGCTAAATTAGCTGATAAGTTGAATGTTTCTACAAGAACCGTAAGAAATGATATCGCCTCAATTAATAAAGCATTAAGTGAAGAAGGCTTTAGTATTCATTCATCTAATAAAAAGGGTTATTATCTTAACCCGGAATATATAGAGAGCTTAAAGGCATTCATTGACCCAATGGTAAAAAAACAAACCCTATTGCACCAAAATAATGATGATCGCCTCTATGCAATATTAGGAGAAGTATTATTTAAAGGACATCAGGATTGCTATGATTTGGCAGATCGTTTATACGTGTCAGAGCAAACTATTTTTAAAGATATAAGTAAACTCAAACAAATGTTAAATGATAAATATAATGTTACACCTATTCGATTCCACCAGAATACGATCCGTGTTAAAGCGTCAGAAGATGAAATAAGATATGTGTTATTTAAAATGCTAAAAGAGCTGGTCTTATCAGATAAACAAGATTATTTGCAGGATTTACAGCTACTAGTAAATGGAAATTTTGATTATAAAGAACTTGATTTATTGAAAATAAAAATAAAAAATCAATTAGCTGCGCAAAAGCTTATCGTCGATGATAAATCTTTCGAAATGATTGTTGTTGCGATTTATATTGTTGTTATTAGGAATAGATTTGGCTTTACGATAAAGACGGAGACAAAATCATTTTTCAATGGGAATATAAGCTCTTTACTTAACGAATTAATCGAATCAGGAATCGATATTAAAGAGCATGACAAAACCGGTTTAAATCGTTTCTTTTGGTCACTTAAAATACCTACAAGTACGATGTCTGTTGATGAAAATATCAGTGTTACTGCCTTAACCATATTGAATGATTTTAGCCGAGAAGTAATGGATAAATATAGTATCGATTTAAAGGAAAGTGTAGAAACGATAGAGAATTTAAAGGTTCATATCGAATATATGCTGCGTCGGTTAGATACAAACTATGAGTTATCCAATCCGATTATAGGAGATATTAAGAAGCGCTATCCATTTGCTTATGAAGTGGCGATGTTGATTGTTCATATCGTGTATCGATATCAAAAGAAGTATTTAGTAGATGATGAAATATCTTATATCGCCATCTATATTGAGATTTTTTTAAGAAAAAATAATATTCGGTTAAAAACAGTTGTGATTAGTGATACAAGTATGGGAATTAATCATATTATCCAAAATTGGCTTGCGAGTAATTTTATCAATCATATTGAAGTTACAGCGTGCCTGCCGTTGATTGCTCTTGAGAAGTATTTAGAAAATAATGATGTAGACTTAATCATTGCCACAAACATTTTAAATATAGACGAACAAATACCATGTCATGTTATCGAGAGAATACCGGAACGAAGTGATTATTTCTCCCTTGCTAACACCATCCATAAAATAAAAAACAGCAATCGATATGAAAAGTTGATTTTAAGAATGTTTAGTGATGAGTTTGTTGAAATATATGACAAGGCTTTTGAATTCCCAGAATTAATTGGAAAGATGGCACAGAAGTTTAAACAGCATAACCGCATCGATGATGTGGATGGATATGTAAAGGATGTGATTCAACGAGAGGAAAATTATCCAACTACATTAGGCAAATATTTTATGATTCCACATCCATTAACTTCATTTGCGAAAAAAACGACGGTCAATGTGGCTTTACTAAAAAAGCCACTCATCCATAATGGAGAAAAAATAAAAATTGTTTTTCTGTTAGCTATTGAAAATAAAATGGATGATGATGTTAGCACATTGTTTCATTTTATTCAGCAGTTAGCCTTGGATAATGATTCTATCTCCAGCTTGCTGGAGGCGAAGGATAAGAAGGAGTTTCTGGATAAGATTATTAGCTTAACCAAATCTTTTTTTGACAAACATCTATTAGATTGA
- a CDS encoding PTS sugar transporter subunit IIC → MKSSKVQETLMKWLMPIANKVEQQKHLQAIKDGMIAIIPIIIIGSFFILPIAFMNVFPSGPIHDFFANNIEILTYPDKFTNGLLSIYAAFFIANSLAKKYGLKSSQYGITAIITHVILSGVITESGLDITYLGAQGLFVSIISAILTVEITRFMINKKMVVRLPSSVPQMVGDSFSNLFPMVVNIIIATAIAIISTKLGDVAFPQVIMNVLAPAISSMDSLPSLLIVIFLTQFLWFFGLHGPAITSAVWAPFAITYQAENIAAYSAGAEVTHIFTFGLYYNILQVTGSGLTLGLVLLMMRSRAKNLNAIGKVSIIPSLFGINEPLIFGAPIILNPFMFIPFVFGPLLITILTYFAMTTGLIGMPIANPPGFLPPGVGAFLMTLDWKAVVFVFVSLIIMTLIYFPFFKAMESNELKKEKEKTA, encoded by the coding sequence ATGAAAAGCTCAAAAGTTCAAGAAACTTTAATGAAATGGCTGATGCCAATCGCAAATAAAGTTGAACAGCAGAAGCACCTACAAGCAATCAAAGACGGAATGATTGCAATTATACCAATTATCATTATAGGATCGTTTTTTATTTTGCCAATAGCATTTATGAATGTGTTTCCAAGTGGTCCTATCCATGATTTTTTTGCAAATAATATTGAAATTCTAACCTATCCAGATAAGTTTACGAATGGATTATTATCCATTTATGCAGCGTTTTTTATTGCCAATTCTTTAGCTAAGAAATATGGGTTAAAATCATCCCAATATGGTATTACAGCAATTATTACTCATGTGATTTTAAGTGGGGTAATTACAGAGTCTGGCTTAGATATAACTTATTTAGGAGCTCAGGGGCTATTTGTAAGTATTATCTCTGCCATCTTAACCGTAGAAATAACCCGATTTATGATTAATAAGAAAATGGTTGTCAGACTTCCATCTAGTGTGCCACAAATGGTTGGGGATAGCTTTAGTAACTTATTTCCAATGGTTGTAAACATTATTATTGCAACGGCGATAGCCATTATTTCAACAAAACTAGGAGATGTGGCTTTTCCACAAGTAATTATGAACGTTTTAGCGCCAGCTATTAGTTCGATGGATAGTTTACCATCATTATTAATTGTTATCTTTTTAACTCAGTTTTTATGGTTTTTCGGTTTACACGGACCGGCAATTACTTCAGCAGTCTGGGCACCATTTGCAATAACATATCAAGCGGAAAATATTGCCGCTTATAGCGCTGGCGCCGAAGTAACTCACATCTTTACGTTTGGGTTATACTATAACATATTACAAGTAACAGGATCGGGGTTAACGCTTGGTTTAGTGTTATTAATGATGCGATCAAGAGCAAAGAACTTAAATGCGATTGGTAAGGTTTCTATTATACCTTCACTATTTGGAATTAATGAACCACTCATATTTGGTGCACCAATCATATTAAACCCATTTATGTTCATTCCTTTTGTATTCGGACCGTTACTTATAACCATACTAACGTATTTTGCAATGACTACTGGTCTTATTGGCATGCCAATTGCCAACCCGCCAGGATTTTTGCCACCTGGAGTGGGAGCATTTTTAATGACATTAGATTGGAAAGCTGTGGTCTTCGTTTTTGTCAGCTTAATCATAATGACATTGATTTATTTTCCATTCTTTAAAGCCATGGAAAGCAATGAGTTGAAAAAAGAAAAGGAAAAAACAGCTTAA
- a CDS encoding 6-phospho-alpha-glucosidase, with protein sequence MKKKLSVVIAGGGSTYTPEIILMLLDNLDRLPLRKIKLYDNDEERQNKVAKACEILIKEKDPSIDYVATTDPEEAYTDVDFCLAHIRVGKLPMRELDEKLPLKHGCVGQETCGPGGIAYGMRSIGGVLENIDYMEKYSPHCWMLNYSNPASIVAEATRRLRPNSRVINICDMPIGMEHSIADIVGVPSRKDLDIRYYGLNHFGWYTSIKDKAGNELLPELIEHMKTYGFINGEKGMATANKDSWFETNLFAKHLVEVEPTTIPNTYLKYYLYPDYVVEHTDPNYTRANEVIDGREKEVFEACAEIEKNGHSQGTTLEIGIHAEFIVDLATALAFNTKEKMLIIVENKGAIKNFPDDAMVEIPCIVGKDGYEPLAIGEIPTFQKGLMEQQVAVEKLVVEAWIEHSYQKLWQALTLSQTVPSATVAKQLLDDFIEVNKEYWPELH encoded by the coding sequence ATGAAGAAGAAACTATCAGTAGTTATTGCAGGCGGTGGGAGCACCTATACTCCGGAAATAATTCTAATGTTGTTAGACAATTTGGATCGTTTGCCATTAAGAAAGATTAAGCTTTATGATAATGATGAAGAAAGGCAAAATAAAGTTGCGAAAGCATGTGAGATATTGATCAAAGAAAAAGATCCAAGCATTGATTATGTAGCAACGACAGATCCTGAAGAAGCATATACCGATGTTGATTTTTGTTTAGCACATATACGTGTTGGAAAATTACCGATGCGGGAATTAGATGAAAAACTTCCATTGAAGCATGGTTGCGTAGGACAAGAAACGTGTGGACCGGGTGGAATTGCTTATGGTATGCGTTCAATCGGTGGGGTGCTGGAAAACATTGATTATATGGAAAAATATTCACCTCATTGTTGGATGTTAAACTATTCAAACCCAGCTTCGATCGTAGCGGAAGCGACACGTAGATTACGCCCTAATTCTCGAGTGATAAATATTTGTGATATGCCAATTGGTATGGAGCATAGCATTGCTGATATCGTTGGTGTTCCTTCTCGGAAAGATTTAGATATTAGATATTACGGATTAAACCACTTTGGCTGGTATACATCAATCAAAGATAAAGCAGGAAATGAATTACTACCTGAATTAATCGAGCATATGAAAACATATGGCTTTATCAATGGAGAAAAAGGTATGGCAACAGCTAATAAAGACAGTTGGTTTGAGACAAACCTATTTGCTAAGCACTTAGTGGAAGTCGAGCCTACTACTATTCCAAACACGTATTTAAAATACTATTTATATCCAGACTATGTCGTAGAACATACAGATCCAAATTACACACGAGCTAATGAAGTCATTGATGGGCGTGAAAAAGAAGTATTTGAAGCGTGTGCGGAGATTGAAAAAAATGGTCATTCCCAAGGTACAACACTGGAAATCGGAATTCACGCAGAATTTATTGTTGATTTAGCTACCGCATTAGCCTTCAATACGAAAGAGAAAATGCTTATTATTGTAGAAAATAAAGGAGCTATTAAAAACTTCCCAGATGATGCAATGGTAGAAATACCATGTATTGTAGGAAAAGATGGTTATGAACCATTAGCGATTGGTGAAATACCAACTTTCCAAAAGGGTTTAATGGAACAGCAGGTAGCTGTGGAGAAGCTAGTGGTAGAAGCATGGATAGAACATTCGTATCAAAAACTATGGCAGGCACTTACATTATCGCAAACGGTTCCAAGTGCTACAGTTGCAAAACAGTTACTAGATGACTTCATTGAGGTGAATAAAGAGTATTGGCCAGAGCTTCATTAA
- a CDS encoding PTS sugar transporter subunit IIB, which yields MRILLVCNAGMSSSILVDKMKKAAAIKNEDVVIEARSNNGLGEEKGKWDVCLVGPQIIYAVDSIQETLQIPVAAVEPRTYAMANGEEALQQAHKLHDERKA from the coding sequence ATGAGAATTTTATTAGTTTGTAATGCAGGAATGTCAAGCTCTATCTTAGTGGATAAAATGAAAAAGGCTGCTGCGATTAAAAATGAGGATGTAGTTATAGAAGCAAGATCGAATAATGGTTTAGGAGAGGAAAAAGGAAAGTGGGATGTATGTCTAGTTGGCCCACAGATTATTTACGCTGTAGATTCCATTCAAGAGACATTACAAATTCCTGTAGCTGCTGTGGAGCCTAGAACCTATGCAATGGCTAATGGAGAAGAGGCATTACAGCAAGCTCACAAACTACACGATGAAAGGAAAGCTTAA
- a CDS encoding helix-turn-helix transcriptional regulator, with protein sequence MGDKNNVIFDLAIRTADMIVKMFGDRCEVAVHDFTDLQHSLIHLAGNVTGRKIGSPITDLVLNELTKKQEDVQDIPSYKTQSKQGKVLKSSTVFLRDDKEKIIGALCMNYDISLFIQFGGEIEQFINFQQEKQATETFFNSVHDVIHEMVDRVILDHKKAPVEMSIDEKVDCVRILDEKGVFLIKGATEYVAQRLGVSKFTIYNYLHKVRSLNEYQVEVEK encoded by the coding sequence ATGGGAGATAAAAATAACGTTATATTCGACTTAGCCATTCGAACAGCAGATATGATTGTAAAAATGTTTGGGGATCGTTGTGAAGTGGCTGTACATGACTTCACTGATTTACAGCATTCGTTAATTCATCTTGCAGGTAATGTCACAGGTAGGAAAATTGGTTCACCAATTACGGATCTCGTTTTAAATGAATTAACTAAAAAGCAAGAAGATGTACAAGATATTCCCAGTTATAAAACGCAATCCAAGCAAGGGAAAGTACTGAAATCCTCTACCGTTTTTTTAAGAGATGACAAGGAAAAAATTATTGGGGCACTTTGTATGAACTATGATATTAGTCTGTTCATACAATTTGGTGGAGAAATTGAACAATTTATTAATTTTCAACAAGAAAAACAAGCAACGGAAACATTTTTTAATTCGGTACATGATGTTATTCACGAAATGGTAGATCGAGTTATTCTCGATCACAAAAAAGCACCAGTAGAAATGTCAATTGACGAAAAAGTAGACTGTGTACGGATTTTAGATGAAAAAGGGGTTTTCTTAATAAAAGGAGCAACAGAGTATGTAGCTCAGAGACTAGGTGTATCAAAGTTTACTATTTATAATTACCTTCATAAGGTACGCTCGTTAAACGAATACCAAGTTGAAGTAGAAAAATAG
- a CDS encoding betaine/proline/choline family ABC transporter ATP-binding protein (Members of the family are the ATP-binding subunit of ABC transporters for substrates such as betaine, L-proline or other amino acids, choline, carnitine, etc. The substrate specificity is best determined from the substrate-binding subunit, rather than this subunit, as it interacts with the permease subunit and not with substrate directly.), which translates to MLKFDHVSKVYEGGTKAVDNINLEIDSGEFIVFIGPSGCGKTTTMKMINRLIETTEGTIYINGKNINEQDEVELRRSIGYVIQQIGLFPHMTIAENISLVPKLLHWPEDKRRARAEELLQLVNMRTEYLDRYPNELSGGQQQRIGVLRALAADPPLILMDEPFGALDPITRDGLQDEFKKLQQSLGKTIVFVTHDMDEAIKLADRIVIMRQGKIVQVGTPEEILSNPADEFVEEFIGKHRLIESRPNLQTVAQIMNEHPITIDEKNTISEAIKIMKNHKVDSLLVVDTANVLKGMIDIEMIEQNRRKQGNIKQIMQTDIYKVDQHALLRDSVHKILRNGFRYVPVVDEQNKLTGIVTRASLANIVYDSIWGNDE; encoded by the coding sequence TTGCTTAAATTTGATCATGTTTCAAAAGTGTATGAAGGCGGAACAAAAGCAGTCGACAATATCAATCTGGAAATAGACAGCGGTGAATTCATCGTATTTATCGGGCCAAGCGGTTGTGGTAAAACAACAACGATGAAGATGATTAACCGATTAATTGAAACAACAGAAGGTACTATTTATATAAACGGTAAAAATATTAACGAACAAGATGAAGTAGAGTTAAGAAGGTCCATTGGCTACGTTATTCAGCAAATCGGTTTGTTCCCTCATATGACAATCGCAGAAAATATTTCTCTCGTACCAAAACTACTTCATTGGCCTGAGGATAAACGTCGTGCACGTGCAGAGGAATTATTACAATTAGTCAATATGCGTACAGAATATTTAGATCGTTATCCGAATGAATTAAGTGGCGGTCAACAACAACGGATTGGTGTATTACGAGCACTTGCTGCTGATCCTCCACTTATTTTAATGGACGAGCCTTTTGGTGCATTGGATCCTATTACACGAGATGGGTTGCAGGATGAATTTAAAAAGCTGCAACAATCGCTTGGCAAAACAATCGTTTTTGTTACCCATGATATGGATGAAGCAATCAAGCTTGCAGATCGGATTGTGATTATGCGTCAAGGAAAAATTGTCCAGGTTGGCACACCAGAAGAAATATTAAGTAACCCAGCGGATGAGTTTGTAGAGGAATTTATTGGAAAACATCGTCTCATTGAATCTAGACCAAATTTACAAACTGTCGCACAAATTATGAACGAACATCCAATTACCATTGACGAGAAAAACACTATTTCTGAAGCTATCAAGATCATGAAAAACCACAAAGTAGATTCCTTGTTAGTAGTGGATACCGCTAATGTTTTAAAAGGTATGATTGATATTGAAATGATTGAACAAAACAGACGAAAACAAGGGAATATAAAACAAATTATGCAAACGGATATTTATAAAGTAGACCAACATGCCTTGCTACGTGATTCCGTTCACAAAATTTTGCGTAACGGCTTTCGCTATGTTCCTGTCGTAGATGAACAAAACAAGCTTACTGGAATTGTGACACGGGCAAGCTTAGCTAATATTGTATATGATTCTATTTGGGGAAATGACGAGTAA
- a CDS encoding GbsR/MarR family transcriptional regulator codes for MEKLADQMEMLENEMIEKIADNVHTFGVSKTVGRVFGIICMRKEPMTLEQLSEAMGMSKMRMSQVVREMIELNIAEKVFVKGVRKDLIKVDNDYYQTFITLFSANWRKTISKSRLQEHNLRRQLVKLQEEALPSKEVEAQINILLEEIKKSLDYYNWISRLIEFFESGEIFKYVPKGQD; via the coding sequence ATGGAAAAGCTTGCAGACCAAATGGAAATGTTAGAAAATGAAATGATTGAAAAAATAGCCGATAATGTGCATACTTTTGGAGTCTCTAAAACGGTTGGCAGGGTATTTGGGATTATTTGCATGCGGAAGGAGCCAATGACGCTCGAACAATTGTCTGAAGCAATGGGAATGAGTAAAATGCGGATGAGTCAAGTGGTTCGTGAGATGATAGAACTAAATATCGCTGAAAAAGTTTTTGTCAAAGGTGTACGCAAAGATTTAATTAAAGTAGATAATGACTATTATCAAACATTTATCACTTTGTTTTCTGCTAATTGGCGTAAAACCATTAGTAAAAGCAGATTACAAGAGCACAATCTGCGCAGACAATTAGTGAAACTGCAAGAAGAGGCACTCCCGAGTAAGGAAGTAGAAGCCCAGATAAATATATTATTAGAGGAAATCAAAAAATCACTAGACTATTATAATTGGATTAGCCGTTTAATAGAATTTTTTGAGTCCGGTGAAATTTTTAAGTATGTACCAAAGGGGCAGGATTAA